The Coffea arabica cultivar ET-39 chromosome 1e, Coffea Arabica ET-39 HiFi, whole genome shotgun sequence genome has a window encoding:
- the LOC113693787 gene encoding uncharacterized protein: protein MVPYQLGNLSSLRTLSIGGDPSDLQVDNLQWLAGLSNLEHLDMSGVNLSLASNWLEVINTIPSLVEIYLSYCQLHLISHHLGRDTLVFHANFSSLTVLDLSGNFLGYPRWIFGLTTLASLDLSLTLFEGPLPRGPWNLTSLQHLDLSTNHLNGSLPNELVHLNNLISLNLWENDFDGFLEGIWNWSSLTSLDLSDNNFATFLPSQLSTLTALISLDLTNNQFRGSIPSSIANISNLQYLDLSNNTLSSSLPSEVFTLKDLIRLDATDNHLNGPIPSTVGNCTKLKYLLLNSNALSGSIPSNLGRYTKLEYLRLNDNALSGSIPSNLGRCTELKELLLNDNALSGSIPSSLGKLSSLELLDASRNKLTGTLPESLWQLPKLEELRIHDNLMEGIVSDSHFDNLTALRHFNPCFQTRTGPAGWTG, encoded by the coding sequence ATGGTTCCCTATCAGCTTGGAAACCTGTCAAGTTTACGCACTTTAAGCATAGGAGGAGATCCGTCCGATCTTCAAGTTGATAACCTGCAATGGTTGGCTGGTCTCTCTAATCTGGAGCACCTAGACATGAGTGGCGTGAACCTTAGTCTAGCGTCTAATTGGCTAGAGGTGATTAACACGATCCCTTCTTTGGTAGAGATATATCTGTCCTATTGTCAGCTTCATTTAATTTCTCATCATCTTGGCAGAGATACATTGGTCTTCCATGCCAACTTTTCTTCTCTTACTGTCCTAGAtctttctggaaattttcttggATACCCTAGATGGATTTTCGGTCTTACTACCCTTGCTTCCCTTGATTTAAGTCTGACCTTGTTTGAAGGTCCATTGCCTAGAGGTCCTTGGAACTTGACTTCCCTCCAGCACTTGGATCTTTCAACGAACCATCTGAATGGTTCGCTACCAAACGAGCTTGTTCATCTTAACAATCTCATTTCTCTCAACCTTTGGGAGAATGATTTCGACGGCTTCTTGGAAGGAATTTGGAATTGGAGCTCCCTTACATCTTTGGATCTGTCAGATAATAACTTCGCTACCTTCCTCCCAAGCCAATTATCGACTTTAACTGCCCTAATTTCACTTGATCTTACAAACAATCAGTTTCGAGGTTCTATCCCAAGCTCTATTGCCAACATTTCCAACCTTCAATATCTTGATCTATCTAATAACACTCTTAGCTCCTCTTTACCAAGTGAAGTATTCACATTGAAGGACTTGATTAGACTTGATGCAACAGATAATCACTTGAACGGCCCAATTCCAAGTACAGTTGGCAACTGTACCAAGCTAAAATACCTTTTGCTAAATAGTAATGCTCTATCTGGCTCAATTCCATCAAATTTAGGAAGATATACCAAGCTAGAATACCTTCGGCTAAATGATAATGCTCTATCTGGCTCAATTCCATCAAATTTAGGAAGATGTACCGAGCTCAAAGAACTTTTGCTAAATGATAATGCTCTATCTGGTTCAATTCCATCAAGTTTAGGAAAACTGTCATCCTTGGAGCTCTTGGATGCATCTCGCAACAAACTCACTGGAACTCTTCCTGAAAGTCTTTGGCAGCTTCCCAAACTTGAAGAGCTTCGTATTCACGACAATTTAATGGAAGGCATTGTGAGCGATAGTCACTTCGACAATCTGACAGCTTTAAGGCATTTTAATCcatgttttcaaactcggaccggaccggccggttggaccggttga